Part of the Benincasa hispida cultivar B227 chromosome 12, ASM972705v1, whole genome shotgun sequence genome is shown below.
TAATAACCATgtgtgatatattgattttctccattttttaaccaaatgaaaattttaccTATTCCTTTTATGGCGGCCAAAGAATTGTCTCCAAAGGCAATAATACCTTTCTCCATCTCgttcaactccacaaacatCTCGTGTTTTCCACACATATGATTCGAGGCTCCTGTGTCAAGATACCACATACTATCTtgattctctttttctctctttgaaATCATAAATAAGGTTCCATTCTCCTCTGTATAATTGGATTGCCCTTGATGGGTTTTTGATGTGCTAGCAATTGATCGGTCCTGATGCTTTCGATCAATCGACTCTGTTTGAGATGAGTAACATTCATTTGCATAATATCCATTTTTGttacaattataacattttacctGAGATTTATCTCTCCCGGACCTTCACCACGTCTTCCACGACCTCGACCTCCTCTTCCTCTTGAGGATTCAGACGAGTTTTGAGAAACATCAGTGTTGGCTTCACCTCTTACACCATGGCCTCGACCACTACGACCTCTACCACATCCACGACTATTCTCTTTCTTGATTTTGAGTTGGAGAAGTTATTCAACAGTCTCTATTTGCTccatcttccttttctttttctcctcataGGCTTGTAACGAGCCTATAAATTGTTCAGTTGTCATGTTCTCGAGATCCTGTGTCTCCTTGATCATCGTGGCGATAATCTCAAACTTTGTATTTAGGCTTCGTAAAACCTTCTCCATGACACGAACATCAGTGATTTCTTCACCATTCTGTCTCAATTGGTTGACGACAGCCATTATTTTTGTATGATATTCCGCTATCACCTCCATCTCCTTCATTTGTAAAGATTCAAACTCACCACTTAAGGTTTGCAACCGTACCTTTTTCACACGATCGGATCCTCTATGAGTCGATTGGAGCTTGTCCCATGCCGCCTTTGACGTTTCCGCATTGGCGATGGTCTCAAACATATCTTCGTCCACCGATTGATACAAGATATAAAGGGCCTTCTTGTCCTTCTTTCTTGTCTCCTTTAACTGCGCTTGATCAGCTCTAACTTCTGCCACTTGGAAACCGTTCTCCACGATCTCCCACACGTCTTGTGCTCTTAGTAATGCTTTTATCTTGATGCTCCAATTGTCATAGTTGAGCTTGGTAAGCATTGGTAGCTGAAGTGAACCTATCCCACCGCTGGctatttttctctcaatattttctactagctttgataccactatgttagaaaaaaaaagaggaggacaaatatgaaaaatgtgaTATATATGTTTTCCATTCAACTAAGCATGCCTTTATATAGGCTTACAAACATAACCATAAGAATgccaatggtttaaagctataaatgtcatcaaatgctcataactcacataactcctataattcaaaaataattattggtTACAAAAAGCTAAAAGTCACAAAACCCAAAAGTCACACTAAATgccacaaataaagtttaataataacaaacttttcaacactttatagcaaaaagttcaaaaaatataaaatacttttagagttttttgtgtaaatattttttgaatatttctatttataagaatttccttTTTAGAAGATCTCAATGTAAACATTTATTCTAAAAGTTAATCTCAAATATGTTCTTGAGCGATGATTGAAAATCCCATTTAGTTTTGATTGTActaaatcacttttaaaattgtagaatcaaatattaaaaagatgATATATAAATCATGGGTTAATAAACTAATTTGGTTAAAACACTACTTTTAAAAACATTCCCTAACATACGACGAGCCTAACATGAGCTTGGATGTTGTATGTAGTAAAATCATTGGAGCTCGATCATATCGTCGCAATGGTCAGTATCCAATAAACGATATCAAAGGTCCAAGAGATTCAAACGGCCATGGGACGCACGTAGCATCGACGGTAGCAGGCGGGTTGGTCAGGCAAGCGAGTATGCTTGGTCTCGGCTCTGGCACGGCAAGAGGAGGAGTCCCGTCGGCACGTATCGCCGCCTACAAAGTATGTTGGTCAGACACTTGCTTTAGTGTTGATATTCTTGCAGCATTTGATGATGCTATTGCCGATGGGGTTGACATCATCTCCATGTCCCTTGGACCAAGGAAGCCGATAGCTAATTACTTTAGTGACCCCATCGCCATCGGAACTTTCCATGCAATGAAGAACGGAATCCTTACATCAACGTCTGCCGGCAATGATGGTCCAAGCTCTTTCACCCTTACAAACTTCTCACCTTGGTCTTTAACGGTGGCAGCCAGTACTACCGATAGGAAATTTGTAACTGGTGTTCAACTTGGAGATGGAAGAAGGTTCAATGTATGTCAATTAATTAGTCTCCTCTGTTTTCTAACTAATTGATTTTTTGTCTTTTGAATATTAACTGTATTAActctattttctttatttttttttccttttgtagtAAAGAGTTATaatcttaaccaaattctaagggtctgattgaagaaaaaaatatttttagaaaattcattatttaaataGTTTCGATAGAaactctttaaaataaaaatacatgtCTTttataaaagtgtttttatgtaAAGTTTGTTTCGtttgttatataataaaaatatttttataaattttaaattattataaaagaatTCGCTCGTGGCTGTGGTTGGTGGTCATCGTTGTCGGTCGTCGGAGATGGTATTTGGAGGTTGGCCGACAACGATTGGCGAATGTGGTGATTGGAGTTGACTCATGACGATTTCTGAAGTTTCTAATATAAATTAGGGAGAGATTAatcattaaatacttaaaatttatttttctaaaagttgGTTTCAAGTATTTTTATCCTAAAGTAacttattaatatatatacttttcatATGTTTATAACAGGGAGTGACAATCAATACATTTGATTTAAATGGAACACAATATCCATTTGTGTATGCTGGAAATGTACCAAATGTTACCGGTGGCTTTAATGGATCCATCTCCAGGTTACTACtcaattttcatctttaatGATCTTGATTCCCCACTATATAATTTAATGATGTATTTAGGggaattgattaattatatcaaaataatcatcgatttatttatttattttgtattagtaaatatttcatttatggtctttttttttcctattaagTTCAATTACTTGCGACCGTCGAGCATGTATATACTTTCACCAATTGAGTTATATTCGCTAAATTTATAGTCCCAAGTATGTTATCTAATATTTcagatttttctttcttaattctTTTGTGAAATAGATTTTGCTTGGGAAACACAGTGGACAGGGAATTGGTGAAGGGTAAAATTGCCCTTTGTGATATTTTGGTACCACAAACACTTTTAGGTTCTATAGAAGGGGCGGTTGGAATTATAATGCAAGACAAAAGTCCAAAAGATCTCACATTCTCTTTTCCCTTGCCTGCCTCCCATCTTGGCACACAAGAAGgagctctcatttcttcttATCTCAACTTAACTAGGTAAATTATTATACTCACTAATTACAAAATTcacatattattaattattaattaaggatggattaattaattaattaattaattaattatctacaTGATTATTTACAGCCTTCCAACAGCAACAATATCAAAAAGTATTGAAGGAAAGCATGAAGCAGCTCCTTTTGTTGCATCTTTCTCTTCAAGAGGTCCAAATCCAACAACCCCAAACATTCTCAAGGTATAATCAACTTCTAACTTTCTTTTACAATACTAAACTCATGGAAATGAAGAGTCACatatcatttataatataacgatattttataagtaattttttttgtgattgatttttcttttttggaagtGCAGCCAGATTTGAGTGGTCCAGGAGTTGAAATTCTTGCAGCATGGAGTCCTATAAGTTCTCCTTCAACAGCTAAAGATGACAATAGAAAActtctttttaatattatttcagGGACTTCAATGGCTTGCCCACATGCTACAGCAGTTGCTGCCTATGTTAAATCATTTCACCCTTCTTGGTCTCCTGCTGCCCTTAAATCAGCACTTATGACAACAGGTAATTAATACTAATCTATTTGCCTTTTGTTAGATCATCGATTCACCATTAAACTTAAGTTGATAggtaaatataaatttaatattatattaataccTATTCTACTACCATCTTAAATTACCGATTGACCTAAAAACATATGTTGATagatgaaggtaaatttaatatcatatcatttaaCACCTTCTAATTAGGTTACACTCATTTTGTAACCTAGTCCAACCACAGCCAAAatattagaaggaaaaaaagtttGTCACGTGTAAACTCAACCGTAAAAAATGGGTGTAAACCAACTACCAAACAAgtaatttttttggaaaaaagttACATTTTTGGTTCATAGGTTTTgggtttaattttcatttggttTTTAGGTTTCAAAGTGTTTCACTTTTTGACTTTAAGGACCTCTTTGGTTGGCAAtctagactatgatttatgttttcATATTCACTAAATTTAGTAAATATGTGTTTGGTTGACAACTTAGATTTTGTTTCCAAATACAATATTCAGATTTTATAATCCAAACACTGCAAAAAGCAACATTTTTACGTTTTCATTGTATCCAGAATTTGAATCTTTTcgtgttataaactcaatttttaaaattaatatatatataatgttatgTATTATAAGTTAGGTTAAATTGCAAATTTGATCCATGTGGTTTGGATAAAGATAGGAGTTAGTTCCTatgattttaaaagttagacTATAATCTTTATGATTTGATATTTACTATATATATAGTCCCTATATGGTTTATTAAAATCCTCTTAAATAATTTCTAGCATAGAGactatttataaagcttttaTCAAACAATAGAGtctaaattcaaataataaatcataaGACCTGAATTTTAATTTCCTCCAAACTCTAGGGaccaaatttagaatttatctataaattatataatattataaaatagaaactacacaatttttttaacataaaacatgttcataaattaattaataatagtgtattatcaactaatatttagtaAGTAACTACAACTAGCAATTTTCAACTCTTTATAATTCATTTTTGAATCTGCCACCAAACATATTTCTAAAAGTATGAAATACAacattgttttcatttaatccatatcttttaaatttatgttttcagattctcTATCAAACAGCCCGatttagtttgattttaatttagtccctaagtttcaaaatgttgcaattttacctttgagatttgagttgtctcaatttagtccctaggtTTCAACACTCATACTTTcaaccttgattttttttactaaatactcacttcAGTATTAGacattaatgtctattaattaatgtaaaatagttatgaaatgaaaatttttaattaacattAATATTGATGAacaaatagtgaaacttaattaattataaatattttaaattttgtaaattaattaattgatataaacccactaaaaattaaatgtgagtattttaaaaaaatgaaactaaaagtgtaaatcttgaaatctagagagaaattgaaacaaaactcaaatttcaagggtaaaattgtaacattttgaaacctacgGATTAAATTgcaatcaaactcaaaatctaAGGAGTacaaatgtaacattttgaacATAGGGAccaaatataaactaaatccaAAACCCACGGGAAAAAATGTttggtttaaatactacttttcgTTTATTTTTGTacctatactttcaaaatgttcgtTTTGATtcctatactttcaactttgattCGTTTTGATATctgtactttcaaaatgttcatctTAATTTggtccttgaactttaaaaaaagtGGTCAATTTGATCCCTTATCAATgaagtaaaaatgaaaatgaagggaCCAAAATGGTCACTTTTCGAAAGTATAAGAATTCAAATGCACCAAACTAAAtaaaagtacaaggactaaaatgaacattttgaaaacatataaaccaaaatgaactaaagttgaaagtataaagactaTTGATGCAAAAATCCGAACAAGGGAAACACATTTAACCTTCACGTAACACTAGTAGTAAAATTGTTTGAAGGGGGAAAGAGCGTTGCTTACAAAAGAGAAAACTTGCACACTGATGTGGTGTTTACCACACGCACTCTGATGCTTAAAGCTAGAGAGTGAAAGAATGTAGAAGGTAGAGAGTCTAAGTATAAGATTCCTATTACCTCATATGAAgctataatgatgtatttatatgtAGATAAAGTTGATCTAGATCTTCTCTTTTTcccttttgaaatttgattatttgATAACCTGCTCAAATCTTACATGGGATTCTTGGGCTCTGGTGTGTGGCCAGCATGCTCTATGTGAAAGTTGGACTTCTCGGCCTCGAAGGGGCCAGGATCGACCTTGGACTCCAAGGTCGAGGGCAAGTTGGGCCTTTGAGCCAATTAGGGCTCATATGGGGAGTTGGACCCAACTCCCCACCTTTAGCCCATCATAATCCTGTTTTGGTCACAGTccgattttattttttccttattgATAGATCTATCATCTTGGTCCAAAATTCATTCGTAACATAGATCAAACTGAAcatttaaaccttttttttaatagtatttTGATGTCCACATAGAAATCAAAGTGTCACAACTTCTAAATTATGATTCTCTTTTATTCATATTATTGTCACAAAAATAGAGTTAAGTTAACACAATTTGAATGTATGTAATACAGCATTTCCTATGAGAGCTGAACTTAACAAAGATGCAGAATTTGCATATGGTTCAGGCCATATAAATCCACTTGGTGCAGTGAATCCTGGTTTGATCTACAATGCTTCAGAAATTGACTATATAAGATTCCTATGTGGCGAAGGTTATAACACCACTTTACTCCAACGAATCTTTGAAGATAATTCTACATGTTCTCCAACCAATTCTGACCAAGTTTTTGACCTAAATTATCCTTCATTTGCTCTTTCCACACATATCTCAACCTCATTCAATCAAACTTACAAAAGAAGGGTCACGAATGTTGGGTCAACAAATTCTACATATAAAGCCACAACTTTTGCTCCTTCAGGGATTAATATTTCAGTCAATCCTTCTATTCTTTCATTCAAAGCCTTGGGTGAAGAGCTAAAATTTGAGCTTATAATTGAGGGAAAAATCAGTAGAAGCATTGAATCGGCTTCCTTGGTTTGGGATGATGGTGTACACAAAGTGAGAAGTCCTATAATCGTCTTTGATTCTGATCCCTTCATTCACTAGTAAGTTTATAATTTCGTGTATTATCTCATTACCTAGGTTTCCAAATTATTAAACATCAATAAATgtattaaaagtttttttttctctttgtcAAAACGAGCATAGCTCAACTAGCATATGGATGCATTAGCAACCTAGAGATTTGCGGTTTGAATCCCTTGTCCCTGTTGTCCTAAAAAAAGTTACTTCGTTTCATTAGCTATGTTCGTTGTGTACTTGTGTATATTTTAgtctttcaaattttcaattttaaaaaataggcttacaaaatttttaattttaaatagaatataagattaattgattGTTGCAATTTATGCTGGATCAAACCTCTTTTCGTTTgaaaactatttgattttttttgtttttggctCTAGGAATagcaattatatattttatttcaaaccaCTTTTACAATGTTTTCATCTCCATCAAAAGATATTTTGAACTTCTCAAACAAATTCTAGAAAcgaaccatttttattttttttcaaaatttgagttgcattttaaaaatatttgtatgaagtaaataagaaaataaagaaacttTGTTAATTAGTGGAATTAATGTTTATAAGTGGATCAATATAGactcaattaaaattttatattaaaattgtttcaTACATAAGACTTCTTTAAAGGAAGATTTGTACGAATGACTCAAAATTGGACTCAAAATGCCAAATGACCGGGATTTTCAAAAGAATATCGAATGGTCCTTTACTATCATCAACTTTGAGAGAAATTATCAAAATAGCTTTCTACACATGAAACCCTAATAAGCGACCTATATTTCATTAATATTCAAGTTTTtccttatttataagaatgtcTAACTTccttaaaaaatacaataaaattagGCAAAATTAGCATTCATTCCTCAACAATAAATTATTACGTTTTCtaaaaaggagagagaaaagGATTTTAAGTGAGGCACGTTCGTTTAGgaaaattatattaatcataatatTTTTCAGATACTCACAACTTTTCATATTCTTCAATTTCTCTCTCAAAAccctcatatatatatatatatattcaatatatactatgatatatgtattttttttttctttttttgtagcCTTtataggaaatttgattatattgtgatatatgtattcgtttatttgatataaaagaGAGTTTTTTCCTCCAAAATTTCGACTTcatgtattatgatatatacaaAATTTGATTTGTTGAGATTTCTGACTAtctaaatgatatatatatatatattatgatgtaaatgaaatttgtgatatactatgatttatgttgaaCATTTAGCCAATATATAATTTGTATGTCgtgatatatttcatatatttgtttatATGGTGATTTATGTCAAGCATTGAGTCAAACTTTAATTTATATACTGTggaatatttcatatattgattaGGATATTTTCAAATAGCTAACAAAAaattctaaggtatatttaaaataaccatgaaCCCGTTAGATAAACCAATAAGTTGATACATGAAAACAAggtaaatagaaaatgaaatttcattaaatgcattttctctctccaattaaacaaaaaataaaataaaatctcaacaaataaatacattttatctctccaaataaacaaaaagaataaattctcaacaaataaatgcattttctctatcTTACATTAATTATGCTTCATCAATATGGAAATATTTTTCCTATGCTACATTCGCTCTTCAACTGCCCACTATACTCAAggctattttagtttgaaaaatccattaaatcttatatatgaaaagataaaaaattttggacatttatgaaaataagttttgaaaatggaTTGAATCTATAATAATCCCTTACAAAAATAAACTTACCCATGTGGAAAAGTCCATCTCGCTCCCACTCTCCCTCTCGCTAACAATTCATTTGCGCACGTCTCGCTCTCGTTCGTTGCTCGTCTTGCTGTAGCTCTGGTCGCACAGTATTGGTCGGAGCTGCAGGGTTGGGGAGAAGTTCtcacttctttttttctctaacaCATCATTGGTTGGAGCTGGACACAAATCGTTCATAAGAGATGTAAGGTAGAGCATTGTTTGTTGGAGCTGCACGGtcgcaaagaagaagaagaaattgtgCTGGAGTTTTTTCAAAACCTAGGTTtatgaaggaagaagaaagatatGGTGTGCTGGGAAGGAGGAAAGAAGAAAGGGCGAACGTGTAACTTCATGTGTTTGTGACATCAGCAAAAGGTcatttggtattttttttttccaaagttGGGTTATTTGCCATTTTGGGCCTTtaaaataggtttttttttaatgcaatttCCCCTTCTTTAAATGCAAAGATGGATGTAtaggaaaataatatatatgtatatgtgtgtatatatatattattgttgggttttatgtcctaaaactcatggtatgtaaacaatagagcttattctgataattcaataaaggtgttattgaatagatttattgcttgaatagaaatccaataaacctaaaagtcccttgactattggatgagtacttgaactttatgtggagacataaaggtggatcaagttcgagtaaatagtcaaaatgatctatagtacatggataaggttgggtaccttattctggtaacactattggatatggcctgctctgtagttgttacaaggagttgtaaagtgctacaaacgaaatgatcctaattcgttcatgttgaacatgaggagtgggggtgtccttgtgcaaaagattttgtacaagatcggaccatgaaatgagtcactcttactttataacgctatttactgtttaagactggctatttcaaagcgatgatctaggcaatttgaccttaatcctgagttaattaTGAAATCTTGTTTATAtgagattgcccttagatttgcataggtgagggttcgctcaacagcgccgactcaatataaCTGCCATTTTGGGGGTGAGACtggatagataactggggacatagggtgcaagagggaattcactcctacctgctttaaggatagtagagaggttgttcccttaagtgttgattctggggcttgaataaaGGAtctcgccctctcatttggcatgaaagggactcggttttgtgattggatcacaaaacaattgttgattaggggatcagtgggacttaaggaataagaggtaatttgagggtaaaacagagatttgacccagccgttattacgaacaacctataaagggttaacttactaatcatggttatatcga
Proteins encoded:
- the LOC120067009 gene encoding cucumisin-like, whose protein sequence is MSSLSSLLFLSFCFSLLFFCSISEDDQRKTYIVYMGSHPKHQVSTSSHHMRMLQEAIGSTFAPHSLLHSYKRSFNGFVAKLTETEVKKVSEMKDVISVFLNEKIQLHTTRSWDFMGLTQQVNRVPSVESDIIVGVFDTGIWPESPSFLDHGYGPPPPKWKGSCEVSSNFSCNNKIIGARSYRRNGQYPINDIKGPRDSNGHGTHVASTVAGGLVRQASMLGLGSGTARGGVPSARIAAYKVCWSDTCFSVDILAAFDDAIADGVDIISMSLGPRKPIANYFSDPIAIGTFHAMKNGILTSTSAGNDGPSSFTLTNFSPWSLTVAASTTDRKFVTGVQLGDGRRFNGVTINTFDLNGTQYPFVYAGNVPNVTGGFNGSISRFCLGNTVDRELVKGKIALCDILVPQTLLGSIEGAVGIIMQDKSPKDLTFSFPLPASHLGTQEGALISSYLNLTSLPTATISKSIEGKHEAAPFVASFSSRGPNPTTPNILKPDLSGPGVEILAAWSPISSPSTAKDDNRKLLFNIISGTSMACPHATAVAAYVKSFHPSWSPAALKSALMTTAFPMRAELNKDAEFAYGSGHINPLGAVNPGLIYNASEIDYIRFLCGEGYNTTLLQRIFEDNSTCSPTNSDQVFDLNYPSFALSTHISTSFNQTYKRRVTNVGSTNSTYKATTFAPSGINISVNPSILSFKALGEELKFELIIEGKISRSIESASLVWDDGVHKVRSPIIVFDSDPFIH